ACCGACGCCGTCGCCGCCGATTTCAGCGCGCCGGCCCCGGCGCTCGCCACCGTGGACCGGCCGACGGTCCAGGCGGGCCTCGAACCCGCCTTCCGCCAGCCGGCCTATACCGGCACGCCGCTGGATCGCACCAATGCGCTCGCCGGCGAGACCTATGTGCCCGGCCAGGGCGTCGCCCGCTGGAAGGTCAGCGAGGTGGCGTTCGCGCGGCCGGCCCAGGGGGCGATCGATGCCCTGCGGGTGTCCGTGGGCCAGATCGCCCGCACGCCCGGCGCCCTGCCGCCTCGGCCGGGGCAGACCGCGGCCGTGGACAACGCCGCCTATGAGGTCAGCTACACCCGCGGCTGGCCGAACCTCCTGGCCGTGGACGCCGGCCAGTTTGACCTGGACGTCACCCCCCACGCCGGGGTCGGCATCTCCAACGCCGGGGGCGAGGCCGAGGCCGGCGCCATGGTCCGCCTGCGCAAGAAGGCGCAGGGCTGGGCCAGCAATCTGGGGGTCAGCGACGGGGCGCGATTCGGCGACCAGGGCCGCTGGTACCTGTTCGCCGCCGCCAGCGGCCGCGCCGTCGGCCTGAACCTCCAGCGCACCAACGGAGACTGGACCAATCGTGGCCTTTCAACAGACGCCTCCAGCGCCCTGATCAACGATATCCAGGCCGGAGTTGGCTGGCGCAAGGGGTCTGTCCAGGCGTCCCTGGCCTGGATGCGGCGCAAGGTGAAGGCGGCCAACACCCTGATGGGGTGGGACCACCGCGACGACTCGATGGTTGCGGTCACCGTGTCCATCAAGCCTAGGCGCTGATCTTGCAGGGAATAATTCAACCAGCTGGGGTGTGGCGGTTAAGCACGGGAACCGAATTTCCCGTTGCGTCCTTCTCCAGGCGTGGAAGGATGTCGCCAGGCCGTTCGCTTGTCGACGCGGCAAGGGGAGTAGGCCTTATGAGGTCGATGGCTGGGCTGGCCACCGTCTTCGGGATTTGCGGCGGGATGTGCGCGACGAGCGCCTTCGCGCAGACGACGTCTCTCACCCTGGATTCCGGCGCCGCGCAACTGATGAACGCGGCCTTCGATCCCAAGGCCTATGCGCCGCGCGGCGACGTCGACGACCCCATCGCCAACCTGCTGGACCGCGAGACCTATACGGCCGCCGGACCGGTGGCCTGGAACAACAGCAAGATCACCCTTGGCGACAACGGCGTGGCGGTCGATTCGCTGCGGTTATCGGTGGGGGGAACCCTGCGCACGCCGGGCGGCCTGCCGATCAATGTCGACCGCGCGGAATTCCAGAACCAGGCCTATGAGATCGCCGTCACCCGCGACTGGCCCGACGCGGTCAGCTTCGCCACCGCCCGCTACGACGTCTCGCTCTCGCCCCACGCCGGGTTGGGAATGTCCAGCACCGGCGGCTCGGCCGAGGCCGGCGCCATGCTCACCCTGGGCCAGAAGGCCTCGGACGGCCTGAAATCCCGCCTGGGCGCCATGGGCGTCCGCGATGGGGCGGCCTTCGGCAATGAGGGCCGCTGGTATCTGTTCGCCGCGGCCAGCGGTCGCGCGGTGGGCCTCAACATGCAGCGCAACAACGGCGACTGGAACGGCGCGGGCTGGTCCACCGACCCCTCCAGCGCCCTCATCGGCGACGCCCAGCTCGGCGTCGGCTGGCGCAAGGGGGCCATGCAGACCTCCTTCGGCTACATCCACCGCGAGGTGAAGGGCCAGCACATGGTCTGGGGCCAGGACACCAAGGACGACTCGATGGTCGCCTTCTCGCTGTCCATCAAACCCCGGCACTAAGCCGAACTAGGCTTTGTCCGTCCCAGCGTCGTGGGAACCCATGCACGCATTCCACAGGGCGCACAGCCAGGATTGATGTCCACTCGACGCACCTTGTCCCCCGTCTTCGGCGCCCCCTCGCAGAACCGCTTGCGGCGGGGCCGTTCGCCACGGTCTATCCCCATGCAATTCACAACATCTTGGGCGCCTGCGTTAACTCGCCGCTAGATGTTGTCGTGGATCGATGGCTAAAGTTACCCCCAACAACGTCCCGTCCGTCGAATCCGTCCTGCTGGAAAGTCCGCCTGTGACCGCCTCTAAAATTGCTCTGCCGGGCCTGCTCACCCCCTCCTACGCCTACAAGCCCTTCCGCTATCCGTGGGCCTATGAGTTCTGGAAGAAGCAGCAGCAGGTCCACTGGATGCCCGAGGAAGTTCCGCTCGGCGAGGACTGCAAGGACTGGGCGACCAAGCTCAACGACCGCGAGCGCAACCTGCTCACCCAGATCTTCCGCTTCTTCACCCAGTCGGACGTCGAGGTGAACGACAACTACATGGAGCGCTACGCCCGCGTCTTCAAACCGACCGAAGTGAAGATGATGATGTCGGCCTTCTCCAACATGGAGACGATCCACATCGCGGCCTATGCCCTGCTGCTCGAAACCATCGGCATGCCCGACAGTGAGTTCACCGCCTTCCTGGATTACCAGGAGATGCGCGACAAGCACGACTACATGCAGAAGTTCGGCGTCGACACCAACGCCGACATCGCCCGGACGCTGGCCATGTTCGGCGGCTTCACCGAGGGCCTGCAGCTGTTCGCCAGCTTCGCCATGCTGATGAACTTCCCGCGCCACAACAAGATGAAGGGCATGGGCCAGATCGTCTCCTGGTCGGTGCGCGACGAGAGCCTGCACTGCGAGGGCATCATCAAGCTCTACCACGCCTTCAACGCCGAGACCGGCGTGGTCACCAAGAGCGTGGCCGACGACATCATCGATTGCTGCAAGACGGTGGTGGGCCTGGAGGACAAGTTCATCGACCTGGCCTTCAGCGCCGGCGAGGTCCAGGGCATGACGCCGGAAGACATCAAGGCCTATATCCGCTTCATCGCCGACTGGCGCCTGCGCCAGCTGCACCTGCCGGAGGTGTTCGGCGGCGTGAAGGAAAACCCGCTGCCCTGGCTGCAGTCGATGCTGTCGGGGGTCGAGCACGCCAACTTCTTCGAGGCCCGCTCCACCGAATATTCCAAGGCCGCCACCAAGGGACAATGGCACGGCGACGCCGGGGTCTGGGCGGAGTTCGACCGCAGCCTGGCCCGCCGCGGCGAGAACGTCCCGGCCGAATAGGGCTCAGGCGGGCCTGACCACCGTGACCTGAAGCCAGGTCCGCTCTTCCTGCTCGTAGCTGTGGCCGGGGCCTTGGAGTATTTCCAGGCCCGCCCAGGGGCCCGCCTCGTCGTAGGCGGTCCTCAGCTCCGCCTCCGACGGGAAGTTGAAATAGCGCCCGAGCGAATCGCGGCCGCCCCCGTCGCCGGCCTTGTAGGTCGCATGGAAGAGGCCGCCGGGCTTCAGGGCGCGGCGCACGCGGGAGAGCGCCCGCGGCAGGCCCACCGTCGGGACGTGCAGCAGGGAGGCGTTCGCCCAGATGCCGTCGAACACCGCCTCGTCCTCCAGATCCTCGAACAGCTGGACCCGGACCGGCCGCCCGAGCCTGTCGCTGGCGATCCGCGCCAGGCCGGCGGACCCATCGATGGGCGTCACCTCGAACCCCTGGGCCAGCATCACCTGGCTGTCCTGCCCACCACCGCAACCGAGGTCGAGAATGTGGGCGCCGGCCGGCAGGGCGGCCAGGAAGGCGGTGAGCCGCGGGGAGATCTCGGGGAGCCGCCGCCCGGCATAGGCCACCGCGTCCCGGTCGTAAAAGGCGAGGGTCTGCGGATCGTGGGTTTCGTCAGCCATCGCTTGCGCTTGCGCTCCCATGGATCGACCTTGCCGCTCTGGCCGTTCAGGTGGCGACATCAAAACAAGCGGAGCGCGTCATGAGCAAGGTAGTCTATGAGATCGTCGAACATGACGGCGGCTGGGCCTATCGGTCTGACGGCGTCTATTCGGAGACCTTCCCCAGCCACGACGCCGCCCGCGCCGCCGCCATTCGCGTCGCCCGCGAGCAGAAGGTCCCCGGGACCGACGCGGCCATCTCCTTCGAGACCTCGGACGGCAAGTGGCACGAGGAACTGGTGGACGGCCATGACCGCCCGATCACCGAGGTGAAGGGCTAGTCCCCGCCGGGCTGAGCGGATTTGTACTAACTGCTCCAGGGACCCCGTTGCGCCGGGCTCACCGGCACGGCCGTGCCCGAGCGGCGTGGGGCCCCGGTGACGGTGGGCGAGCGGCCCGCCAGCTTCATCAGTTCGGCCACCCGGTTCTGGGTCGCCGGGTGGGTGGAGAACAGGTTGTCCGCGCCTTCGCCCGACAGCGGGTTGATGATGAACATGTGGCTGGTGGCGGGATTGCGCTCGGCCTGATGGTTGACCATGCCGCCCCGGGCATAGGCGTCGATCTTCTGCAGGGCTGAGGCGAGCGCCTCGGGATCGCCGCTGATCTCCGCCCCGCCGGCGTCGGCGCCGTATTCGCGGTGGCGGCTGATGGCCATCTGCACCAGGGCCGCGGCGATGGGCGCCAGGATGGCGATGGCGATCACGCCGAGAATGCCGCCGGGCCGATCGCGGTCATTGCCCTGGAAGAAGAAGG
The sequence above is drawn from the Phenylobacterium glaciei genome and encodes:
- a CDS encoding DUF2188 domain-containing protein, with translation MSKVVYEIVEHDGGWAYRSDGVYSETFPSHDAARAAAIRVAREQKVPGTDAAISFETSDGKWHEELVDGHDRPITEVKG
- a CDS encoding lipid A-modifier LpxR family protein; this translates as MTAVAIGCAATTAALGAAVFPAPKVETSPGDQVFQESWQDLRTAVFAKTDAVAADFSAPAPALATVDRPTVQAGLEPAFRQPAYTGTPLDRTNALAGETYVPGQGVARWKVSEVAFARPAQGAIDALRVSVGQIARTPGALPPRPGQTAAVDNAAYEVSYTRGWPNLLAVDAGQFDLDVTPHAGVGISNAGGEAEAGAMVRLRKKAQGWASNLGVSDGARFGDQGRWYLFAAASGRAVGLNLQRTNGDWTNRGLSTDASSALINDIQAGVGWRKGSVQASLAWMRRKVKAANTLMGWDHRDDSMVAVTVSIKPRR
- a CDS encoding lipid A-modifier LpxR family protein yields the protein MRSMAGLATVFGICGGMCATSAFAQTTSLTLDSGAAQLMNAAFDPKAYAPRGDVDDPIANLLDRETYTAAGPVAWNNSKITLGDNGVAVDSLRLSVGGTLRTPGGLPINVDRAEFQNQAYEIAVTRDWPDAVSFATARYDVSLSPHAGLGMSSTGGSAEAGAMLTLGQKASDGLKSRLGAMGVRDGAAFGNEGRWYLFAAASGRAVGLNMQRNNGDWNGAGWSTDPSSALIGDAQLGVGWRKGAMQTSFGYIHREVKGQHMVWGQDTKDDSMVAFSLSIKPRH
- a CDS encoding class I SAM-dependent methyltransferase; amino-acid sequence: MADETHDPQTLAFYDRDAVAYAGRRLPEISPRLTAFLAALPAGAHILDLGCGGGQDSQVMLAQGFEVTPIDGSAGLARIASDRLGRPVRVQLFEDLEDEAVFDGIWANASLLHVPTVGLPRALSRVRRALKPGGLFHATYKAGDGGGRDSLGRYFNFPSEAELRTAYDEAGPWAGLEILQGPGHSYEQEERTWLQVTVVRPA
- a CDS encoding ribonucleotide-diphosphate reductase subunit beta, giving the protein MTASKIALPGLLTPSYAYKPFRYPWAYEFWKKQQQVHWMPEEVPLGEDCKDWATKLNDRERNLLTQIFRFFTQSDVEVNDNYMERYARVFKPTEVKMMMSAFSNMETIHIAAYALLLETIGMPDSEFTAFLDYQEMRDKHDYMQKFGVDTNADIARTLAMFGGFTEGLQLFASFAMLMNFPRHNKMKGMGQIVSWSVRDESLHCEGIIKLYHAFNAETGVVTKSVADDIIDCCKTVVGLEDKFIDLAFSAGEVQGMTPEDIKAYIRFIADWRLRQLHLPEVFGGVKENPLPWLQSMLSGVEHANFFEARSTEYSKAATKGQWHGDAGVWAEFDRSLARRGENVPAE